A single Oncorhynchus nerka isolate Pitt River linkage group LG10, Oner_Uvic_2.0, whole genome shotgun sequence DNA region contains:
- the LOC115135946 gene encoding zinc finger protein 346-like isoform X1 gives MALEEPNGDFPYLPSGVAEVNKMIKENGDLFSDALCKICSAVLNSDSQKLAHYQSKKHANKVRRYMSIHKEEEPTIKRFKSPSGDSASSNGETDRSKACHICNMTFSSPVVAESHYQGKVHTKNLRLKTVGNQTPVALPQAVAPVVKKKKKKKEAQSEEASNVASSGPAEDDQGNFCSICHASFNNPLMAKQHYEGKKHKKQLTQQKLMETYGPSTAPASTVKGYPCTVCNIELNSVEQYQAHISGSKHKNHVRGKKASSPMFIGPSENKYTAENQQSEYQYTPEAEPVQEDWGAFSQDYE, from the exons ATGGCGCTCGAAGAACCAAATGGAGATTTTCCATATTTACCTTCAGGGGTGGCGGAGG TCAACAAAATGATAAAGGAGAATGGTGACCTGTTTTCTGATGCCCTGTGCAAAATCTGCAGTGCTGTCCTGAATTCTGACTCCCAGAAACTTGCACATTATCAG AGCAAAAAGCATGCCAACAAAGTGAGACGCTACATGAGCATCCACAAAGAAGAGGAGCCCACCATCAAAAGGTTCAAGTCGCCTTCGGGAGACAGT GCCAGCAGTAATGGCGAGACGGACCGCTCCAAAGCCTGTCATATATGTAACATGACATTCTCCTCTCCGGTGGTGGCTGAGTCCCACTACCAGGGCAAGGTGCACACCAAGAACCTGAGACTGAAGACCGTTGGCAACCAGACCCCAG TAGCACTACCTCAGGCCGTGGCCCCAGTggtgaaaaagaagaagaagaagaaggaggctCAGTCAGAGGAGGCTAGCAACGTGGCATCGTCAGGCCCGGCCGAGGACGACCAGGGCAACTTCTGTTCCATCTGCCATGCCTCGTTCAACAACCCCCTCATGGCCAAGCAGCACTACGAAGGCAAGAAGCATAAAAAACAGCTGACCCAGCAGAAGCTTATGGAGACCTATGGGCCATCCACTGCACCAG CTTCCACAGTAAAGGGCTACCCATGTACTGTATGCAACATCGAACTGAACTCTGTGGAACAGTATCAGGCACACATCAGCGGCTCCAAACATAAGAACCA TGTCAGAGGGAAGAAAGCGAGCAGCCCAATGTTCATCGGCCCATCGGAAAACAAGTACACAGCAGAAAACCAGCAGTCAGAGTACCAGTATACACCTGAAGCCGAACCAGTACAGGAGGACTGGGGTGCTTTCAGCCAAGATTACGAGTGA
- the LOC115135946 gene encoding zinc finger protein 346-like isoform X3, protein MALEEPNGDFPYLPSGVAEVNKMIKENGDLFSDALCKICSAVLNSDSQKLAHYQSKKHANKVRRYMSIHKEEEPTIKRFKSPSGDSASSNGETDRSKACHICNMTFSSPVVAESHYQGKVHTKNLRLKTVGNQTPVALPQAVAPVVKKKKKKKEAQSEEASNVASSGPAEDDQGNFCSICHASFNNPLMAKQHYEGKKHKKQLTQQKLMETYGPSTAPGLCFAVCCCERATLPTVHGGERDAL, encoded by the exons ATGGCGCTCGAAGAACCAAATGGAGATTTTCCATATTTACCTTCAGGGGTGGCGGAGG TCAACAAAATGATAAAGGAGAATGGTGACCTGTTTTCTGATGCCCTGTGCAAAATCTGCAGTGCTGTCCTGAATTCTGACTCCCAGAAACTTGCACATTATCAG AGCAAAAAGCATGCCAACAAAGTGAGACGCTACATGAGCATCCACAAAGAAGAGGAGCCCACCATCAAAAGGTTCAAGTCGCCTTCGGGAGACAGT GCCAGCAGTAATGGCGAGACGGACCGCTCCAAAGCCTGTCATATATGTAACATGACATTCTCCTCTCCGGTGGTGGCTGAGTCCCACTACCAGGGCAAGGTGCACACCAAGAACCTGAGACTGAAGACCGTTGGCAACCAGACCCCAG TAGCACTACCTCAGGCCGTGGCCCCAGTggtgaaaaagaagaagaagaagaaggaggctCAGTCAGAGGAGGCTAGCAACGTGGCATCGTCAGGCCCGGCCGAGGACGACCAGGGCAACTTCTGTTCCATCTGCCATGCCTCGTTCAACAACCCCCTCATGGCCAAGCAGCACTACGAAGGCAAGAAGCATAAAAAACAGCTGACCCAGCAGAAGCTTATGGAGACCTATGGGCCATCCACTGCACCAG GTCTCTGTtttgctgtctgctgctgtgagcgagccactctccccactgtgcatggaggagagagagatgcgtTATGA
- the LOC115135946 gene encoding zinc finger protein 346-like isoform X2 yields MALEEPNGDFPYLPSGVAEVNKMIKENGDLFSDALCKICSAVLNSDSQKLAHYQSKKHANKVRRYMSIHKEEEPTIKRFKSPSGDSASSNGETDRSKACHICNMTFSSPVVAESHYQGKVHTKNLRLKTVGNQTPALPQAVAPVVKKKKKKKEAQSEEASNVASSGPAEDDQGNFCSICHASFNNPLMAKQHYEGKKHKKQLTQQKLMETYGPSTAPASTVKGYPCTVCNIELNSVEQYQAHISGSKHKNHVRGKKASSPMFIGPSENKYTAENQQSEYQYTPEAEPVQEDWGAFSQDYE; encoded by the exons ATGGCGCTCGAAGAACCAAATGGAGATTTTCCATATTTACCTTCAGGGGTGGCGGAGG TCAACAAAATGATAAAGGAGAATGGTGACCTGTTTTCTGATGCCCTGTGCAAAATCTGCAGTGCTGTCCTGAATTCTGACTCCCAGAAACTTGCACATTATCAG AGCAAAAAGCATGCCAACAAAGTGAGACGCTACATGAGCATCCACAAAGAAGAGGAGCCCACCATCAAAAGGTTCAAGTCGCCTTCGGGAGACAGT GCCAGCAGTAATGGCGAGACGGACCGCTCCAAAGCCTGTCATATATGTAACATGACATTCTCCTCTCCGGTGGTGGCTGAGTCCCACTACCAGGGCAAGGTGCACACCAAGAACCTGAGACTGAAGACCGTTGGCAACCAGACCCCAG CACTACCTCAGGCCGTGGCCCCAGTggtgaaaaagaagaagaagaagaaggaggctCAGTCAGAGGAGGCTAGCAACGTGGCATCGTCAGGCCCGGCCGAGGACGACCAGGGCAACTTCTGTTCCATCTGCCATGCCTCGTTCAACAACCCCCTCATGGCCAAGCAGCACTACGAAGGCAAGAAGCATAAAAAACAGCTGACCCAGCAGAAGCTTATGGAGACCTATGGGCCATCCACTGCACCAG CTTCCACAGTAAAGGGCTACCCATGTACTGTATGCAACATCGAACTGAACTCTGTGGAACAGTATCAGGCACACATCAGCGGCTCCAAACATAAGAACCA TGTCAGAGGGAAGAAAGCGAGCAGCCCAATGTTCATCGGCCCATCGGAAAACAAGTACACAGCAGAAAACCAGCAGTCAGAGTACCAGTATACACCTGAAGCCGAACCAGTACAGGAGGACTGGGGTGCTTTCAGCCAAGATTACGAGTGA